From a region of the Orcinus orca chromosome 18, mOrcOrc1.1, whole genome shotgun sequence genome:
- the LOC117197590 gene encoding TSSK6-activating co-chaperone protein-like: MVSQQRSSHPTNRRDKEEGNAVPLCQDKPSRSVINLQESSPPATFLKIPTTKLPSGIDHKPKEYLGLLECMYANLQLQTQLAQPQMAILENLKASMTQLSPGRESKNSSLPALSRNLLLNHLSNSVNELWKN, translated from the exons atggtttcGCAG CAGCGTTCTAGTCATCCTACtaatagaagagacaaagaggaagGTAATGCTGTGCCTCTTTGTCAAGACAAACCCTCCCGCAGCGTTATTAATCTTCAAGAAAGTTCCCCACCAGCTACTTTCCTGAAAATCCCGACAACAAAGCTGCCctcgggaattgaccacaagccCAAGGAATACCTAGGACTCCTAGAATGTATGTATGCCAATCTCCAGCTTCAGACCCAGCTTGCCCAACCGCAGATGgctattttggaaaatttaaaagCATCCATGACACAACTGTCTCCTGGGAGAGAAAGCAAGAACTCTTCTCTCCCAGCCTTATCTCGTAATCTGTTGTTAAATCACCTCTCCAATTCAGTAAATGAAttgtggaaaaattaa